The genome window ACGAGGGGCAGGTGCAGATCCAGTGCCCGGAAGGTCAGCGTCAGATCGATACTGTCCCCGATCTGGACGTTGAGGGGAGCAACGACCGCATTCGTGCCGGAGCTGCGATAGACGACATCGGCGGACACAGTGTCCTGGTCGACCGCAGTGATCCCCAGCCGCTCGACCATGAGCGAGTGGAGTTGCGTGGCGTCCCGACAGTCGCCGACCGCGAGCCGACGGACCGCGTCGCCAGCGGCCGAGGTTCCAGCCTGCATCGCCCACAGGTACATCCCGTATTGGAGGATGCCGAAAACCAGAAGCAGGAACGGCACCACCACGAGCCCGAACTCGACCGCCGCCGCGCCTCGATGCGCCCTGCCCGGTCGACGCCATGAAGCACGAAGACGCCCGAATACGTCCATGCGGTGACCCTAGGTTTCGGACAGACGCCTTCTACAGATTCAGCCGGTTGGGCTTGATGACCAAATCTGATCGGCCCGGCCGGGACGAATGTCCCGGGACCCCGAGGGTCGGCGCTGATCGACGCGGTGATTCAGCCAACAAGCAGGGGGGTGTCGCACGTCGGAGACGGCACAGCGAAGACCTCGGCGCCGGGAACCTCAAGCCCGAGCAGCTCCTCCACCGGACGCAACACGTTCGACTCCACGTTGGCCAACAGAGGACTGACGATCCCTGACATCACGCTCGAGACAAGGTTGTTGATCAACGTCGTCTGTTGACTGAGGCTGAGCGTCGCATCGAAGAGACCGATCCCGAGCACACCGGTGTAGGCATGCAGCGTCAAACCGCTGAAATCGACCGTGGCGGCGAGGCTGCTCAGGCCGAGCGTCCCACTTCCCGTGGACACCCCATTGCTGTACGTCGTCGGCGAAATTGGAATTCGAAGGCTGGCGGTCGACGTGGCCGCCGGCTTCGAGTTGGAGAGTGTCAGCTTGATCGATCCGCCCACCTCGACCTTGACGATGCCGCCGAGGAGACTCCCGAGCAGATTCCCGAGGATGCCGCTGGACGTGATCCCCCCGCTGATGTCGAGATTCTGGGTGACGGTCGTCGAGACCAGCTTGGAAGCCACGGAGACGTCGATCCCTTGCGGGCTGGCAACGGTCCCGGTGCCGCACACGATATTGGTGAGGGTCCCCGTGGCACTGGCGAGATCGAGGCTGATGTCAGTGCTGCCGGCGCCGACCGAAAGAGCCAGACCGGTGAGGCCCGACGGTGTCGAGACGTCCGCAAGCGTCCCCTTAATGGAGATGCTTGCCTGACTGGTCGAGGCCTGCGTGCCGACACGACCGCATGCCTGCTGGGCGGCCTCGATCAACTTCAGCGAGGTCGTGAGGTTCGTACCCGTCGCGCCGAGATTGGCCGCGAGCGCCGGGATTGACAGCAGATTGGTGCCGTTGGCCACGAAAGCCCCGCCGCTGATGAGGTCGAGCGCGTTGATCGATGCGCCCAGGGCAGCCCCGTTACCGGTGGCAATATTGAGAATGCTCCCAACAGGCACCGATGTCGTGAGGTGCGTGGCCGCACGAATCGTGTCGAGAATGTTCGCGTTGACCGTGTCCCCATTGTCGCGCAACACCTGCGCTGCCGCGATCATGAGCGTCGACATCTGGACGGACGCGGAGGACAACTGGTCGACGGTACCGACGCCGAGCTGGGTCGCCAACGGCCCGAGGGGGATGCTGGCGCTCGCCAGCCCTTGGTACGAGGCGGCATCGATCGAGATGTTTCCGAGCGCTCCGTTGAGCAGGGACGTGAACAGGGCGGAGTTGGACGTCGCGAGCCGCGCCGCGTACGACCCGAGCCGGAAGCACGCCGTCCCGTCTGACGTCGCCAGCGCAGAGCGGCAGTAGGCACCAGAGCCGGGGTTGAAGCTGAACTTCACGTTGTTGCTGACCGTCACGAGCACGGCGTTCGGCACTCCGGTACCCGCCGATTGGAAGTAGCTGTCTCGGAACGGATTGCCGTCGCAGCCGAGCGACTGATCGCTGCTGTGGGTGCCGGCGCTGAGCACGCCGAGGTAGGCCTTGACGACCGGGGCCGATGAGCCGACGTACCCCGACTGGGACGCCACTGCGGACACAGCTGCGTCAGTAACACTGCCGGTGAAGGACGTGTTCGAGGTCGTGCCCGCGGCGA of Nocardioides sp. Kera G14 contains these proteins:
- a CDS encoding TadE/TadG family type IV pilus assembly protein, with the translated sequence MDVFGRLRASWRRPGRAHRGAAAVEFGLVVVPFLLLVFGILQYGMYLWAMQAGTSAAGDAVRRLAVGDCRDATQLHSLMVERLGITAVDQDTVSADVVYRSSGTNAVVAPLNVQIGDSIDLTLTFRALDLHLPLVPMPSGGEVTRQIVSRVEDTTSVANGCL
- a CDS encoding pilus assembly protein TadG-related protein, with amino-acid sequence MAIMTAVFLMAVMIPIAGLAVDIGMQRVGRSDAQALADSAAQDAARVLGNAIAAGTTSNTSFTGSVTDAAVSAVASQSGYVGSSAPVVKAYLGVLSAGTHSSDQSLGCDGNPFRDSYFQSAGTGVPNAVLVTVSNNVKFSFNPGSGAYCRSALATSDGTACFRLGSYAARLATSNSALFTSLLNGALGNISIDAASYQGLASASIPLGPLATQLGVGTVDQLSSASVQMSTLMIAAAQVLRDNGDTVNANILDTIRAATHLTTSVPVGSILNIATGNGAALGASINALDLISGGAFVANGTNLLSIPALAANLGATGTNLTTSLKLIEAAQQACGRVGTQASTSQASISIKGTLADVSTPSGLTGLALSVGAGSTDISLDLASATGTLTNIVCGTGTVASPQGIDVSVASKLVSTTVTQNLDISGGITSSGILGNLLGSLLGGIVKVEVGGSIKLTLSNSKPAATSTASLRIPISPTTYSNGVSTGSGTLGLSSLAATVDFSGLTLHAYTGVLGIGLFDATLSLSQQTTLINNLVSSVMSGIVSPLLANVESNVLRPVEELLGLEVPGAEVFAVPSPTCDTPLLVG